In one window of Hymenobacter nivis DNA:
- a CDS encoding alpha-2-macroglobulin family protein — protein MRPFLLVFLLLLMTFFADRAAPGPGTPYPAQWKKIDALLQKEQTATAAPLIENIYQQARRENNAPAYVRALLYKIRLLENKENDADEKAIALLEADVKTAQFPARPILHSLLAGLYADYYNQHRYQLYQRTAGALPTADGATPGAADGGTALATWDAGRLGAAIVRHYFQSVEDEPERQLKTTLTDLGDLATGGDAEGRALRPTLYDLLAQRAIAGLQNQELYISRPEQQFQVTDPKLFGSAAEFAALKLGAPAADSLNGPLLALRLLQRLTAARLPLAAANPGALADVDLQRLDYLRTLTQNTDLAGQYAPALARLAETYKALPLSTEFIARQAEAARDSTPVAAVALARTAEAQFPKSRGAARARALRAGIERPELTFSAAEIVVPGQSWRLDVTVRNVTELHAWAYRISLREWTSFNDYQARQKPMPQRFARALKAAPAATWAVPVPAHPLDYKAQKLAAAGPVLPVGYYLVIVSTQSTDPAQPQVGAATSYAALGASALSAVSRHRPGTGAPQLLVLDRQGGQPLAGVSAQAAYRHYDQASRKQVTRLSAVQQTAAIGIAELPPATTNTPQRPDEQVAGAQVWRGRDTLAVNNLGGYYNNDNQEDNPETKCFLFTDRAIYRPGQTVYFKGILVENRDGKSRLLTKEKQDVELEDVNGDTVQELSFVTNDFGSFNGSFVLPAGLLNGEFKLSADDGELAFAVEDYKRPTFYVQLDSVPGRPQLGQPLAVSGRARAYAGPATDGATVQYRVTRRELYALFDSGFGRGMYPPNRGGNQEIAHGTATTDADGRFSVTFTPPLGAPRAGRRGWEPGYLFEVTADVTDAAGETRSATRGFPIGRNPLSLSITGPDLADKQHLPTFRLLGTNATGEPLPAAGTLRLLALRYRPNPAGVPGPAPETPDNEAAPELVKTLAFDTKASPALGLSAALGALPTGRYRLEARAAGADSARAQHDFTLYDAGAPTVPFATPDWFVALADTVAPGQATAILLGSSEAEARILLEVERGGQLLRQEWLTLRAGEQRRVAVESGPAGAPGPLYIHTTQVRANRLYRHDATVQVAEKPQPLQLAISTFRDKLQPGQKETWRIAIHQANGQAADAELLATLYDQSLDVFRQHRFQGLNFGGQYYPPHFGWQGNFGELNSNPFAELDNGAESLNVDYPVLNTWDSSVESRLMGRVSGVQIRRGPPVGGVNIRIRGISSVAAAVPMMADSQALNEMVVVGYGTQKRSELTGSVSTVKRPPPAPDLSAVPTRTDFRETALWEPALRTDKNGDAVLEFQMPEAVTRWQLLALAHDRSLRAGQLARQLVTQKEIQITPNAPRFLRQGDTFTFPAKFSNLTDHATSGTAQLFLLDAATGQDLTAQLLRGPAQQAVAAGAHQSAALGWELRLPADFAPVAVTYRVVAETQSTVDSEHLTGKKAKRTKKLATRNSQLTTYSDGEENTLPVLPNRILVTESLPLPIVGPGTRIFELKKLTSTASPTRRNYSLTLEMTANPAWYAVQSLPYLMEYPYECSEQVFDRLYANVLAAQILRSNPRFKTVLAEWTRQAQSGTAAQRNALESKLSQNQELKNLLLQETPWVRDAQGETERLGRLTTLFDTVRLRTETTRALAKLQAMQRPDGAFPWFEKMPADRYLTQLIVAGFGKLKKLGALDASQNAAARSILQNALRYLDAATARDYAELRRQKAAKLADNHLGDLQIQALYARSFWPGQPVAKAAALAYAYYRGQAAQFWPGQTRYLQAQVALALFRESKGAPAAQQILRALAENALHSSALGMYWKEVTGGYYWREAPTETQATLIEAFDEVKNDQKSVDEMKLWLLTQKQTHNWPSTRATADACYALLLRGSDWLAAPQPLQISVGAQPVRPDAAQAGTGYFKTSWPAAEILPAQGKVTITKPDAGVAWGALYWQYFEDIDKITPAATPLSLERQLYRETRTAGGPVLEKLTAATPLKVGDALVVRLVLRTDRALEYVHLKDQRAAGLEPIGQLSGYRYQNGLGYYESPRDAATNFFLSEVPRGTHVFEYRLRASQAGNFSGGLSQVQCLYAPEFGANSAGQRLSIAQ, from the coding sequence ATGCGCCCGTTCCTACTTGTTTTCCTGCTGTTGCTGATGACCTTTTTCGCCGACCGCGCCGCGCCGGGCCCCGGTACGCCGTACCCCGCGCAGTGGAAAAAAATCGACGCCCTTCTGCAAAAGGAGCAGACCGCCACCGCCGCGCCGCTGATAGAAAACATCTACCAGCAGGCCCGGCGCGAAAACAATGCCCCGGCCTATGTTAGGGCCCTGCTCTATAAAATCCGGCTGCTGGAGAACAAGGAAAACGACGCCGATGAAAAGGCCATTGCCCTGCTGGAGGCCGACGTGAAAACGGCCCAGTTCCCGGCCCGGCCCATCCTGCATTCGTTGCTGGCCGGCCTGTATGCCGACTATTACAACCAGCACCGTTACCAGCTGTACCAGCGCACGGCCGGAGCCCTGCCCACCGCCGATGGCGCCACGCCCGGTGCGGCCGACGGCGGTACTGCCCTCGCTACCTGGGACGCCGGCCGGCTCGGGGCGGCCATCGTGCGGCACTACTTCCAATCGGTAGAAGACGAGCCCGAGCGGCAGCTCAAAACCACATTGACCGACCTTGGCGACCTGGCCACGGGCGGCGACGCCGAGGGCCGGGCCCTGCGCCCCACCCTCTACGACCTGCTGGCCCAGCGCGCCATCGCCGGCCTCCAGAACCAGGAGCTGTACATCTCCCGGCCCGAGCAGCAGTTTCAAGTAACTGACCCCAAGCTGTTCGGCAGCGCCGCGGAGTTTGCCGCGCTAAAGCTGGGGGCCCCGGCCGCCGATTCGCTGAACGGTCCGCTGCTGGCGCTGCGCCTGTTGCAGCGCCTCACCGCCGCCCGCCTGCCGCTGGCCGCCGCCAACCCCGGGGCCCTGGCCGATGTGGACTTGCAGCGCCTCGACTACCTGCGCACCCTCACCCAAAACACCGACCTCGCCGGCCAGTATGCGCCCGCCCTGGCTCGCCTTGCTGAGACATATAAAGCCCTGCCCCTCAGCACCGAGTTCATCGCCCGCCAGGCCGAAGCCGCGCGCGATAGCACCCCGGTGGCCGCCGTAGCCCTGGCTCGTACGGCCGAAGCACAGTTCCCCAAGTCACGCGGCGCGGCGCGGGCCCGGGCTCTACGCGCCGGAATTGAGCGGCCGGAGCTGACCTTTTCCGCCGCCGAAATTGTGGTGCCCGGCCAGTCCTGGCGGCTGGATGTGACGGTCCGCAACGTGACGGAGCTGCACGCCTGGGCCTACCGCATTTCGCTGAGGGAGTGGACGAGCTTCAACGACTACCAGGCCCGGCAAAAACCCATGCCTCAGCGGTTTGCCCGGGCCCTGAAGGCCGCGCCCGCGGCCACCTGGGCCGTGCCGGTACCCGCGCATCCGCTTGATTACAAGGCGCAAAAGCTAGCGGCGGCCGGCCCAGTATTGCCGGTGGGCTACTACCTGGTCATCGTCAGCACCCAAAGCACCGACCCCGCCCAGCCCCAGGTCGGAGCGGCCACCAGCTACGCCGCGCTGGGTGCCAGCGCGCTGAGCGCCGTGAGCCGCCACCGGCCCGGCACCGGGGCCCCGCAGTTGCTGGTGCTGGATCGGCAGGGTGGGCAGCCGCTGGCCGGGGTATCGGCGCAGGCCGCGTACCGGCACTACGACCAAGCCAGCCGCAAGCAGGTGACGCGCCTGAGCGCCGTGCAGCAAACGGCCGCCATCGGCATCGCCGAGCTGCCGCCGGCCACCACCAACACCCCGCAACGGCCGGACGAGCAAGTGGCCGGGGCCCAGGTTTGGCGGGGCCGCGATACGCTGGCGGTGAATAACCTGGGCGGCTACTATAACAATGACAACCAAGAGGATAATCCTGAAACCAAGTGCTTCCTCTTCACCGACCGCGCCATTTACCGGCCGGGGCAGACGGTGTACTTTAAGGGCATTCTGGTAGAAAACCGGGACGGAAAATCGCGCCTGCTGACCAAGGAAAAGCAGGACGTGGAATTGGAAGACGTGAACGGCGACACCGTGCAGGAGCTCAGCTTCGTAACCAACGACTTTGGCTCGTTCAACGGCTCTTTTGTGCTGCCGGCGGGCTTGCTGAACGGCGAATTCAAGCTGAGCGCGGACGACGGCGAATTGGCTTTTGCCGTGGAGGACTACAAGCGGCCCACCTTCTACGTGCAGCTCGATTCGGTGCCCGGCCGGCCGCAGCTGGGCCAGCCGCTGGCCGTGAGCGGCCGGGCCCGCGCCTACGCCGGGCCGGCCACCGACGGGGCCACGGTGCAGTACCGCGTCACGCGCCGCGAGCTGTACGCGCTGTTCGATTCCGGTTTTGGGCGCGGTATGTACCCGCCCAACCGCGGTGGCAACCAGGAAATTGCCCACGGCACCGCCACCACCGACGCCGATGGCCGCTTCAGCGTCACGTTCACGCCGCCGCTGGGGGCCCCGCGGGCCGGCCGGCGCGGCTGGGAGCCGGGCTATTTATTCGAGGTAACCGCCGACGTGACCGACGCGGCCGGTGAAACCCGCAGCGCCACCCGCGGCTTCCCCATCGGCCGCAATCCACTTAGCCTCAGCATTACGGGCCCCGACCTGGCCGATAAGCAGCACCTGCCCACCTTCCGGCTGCTGGGCACCAACGCCACCGGCGAGCCGCTGCCCGCCGCCGGCACGCTGCGCCTGCTGGCCCTGCGCTACCGCCCCAACCCGGCCGGCGTGCCCGGCCCCGCGCCCGAAACGCCCGATAACGAAGCCGCGCCGGAGTTGGTCAAAACCCTCGCTTTCGACACCAAGGCCAGCCCCGCCCTCGGCCTGAGCGCCGCTCTGGGGGCCCTACCCACCGGCCGCTACCGCCTCGAAGCCCGGGCTGCTGGGGCCGATTCGGCGCGGGCTCAGCACGACTTCACGCTCTACGACGCCGGGGCCCCCACCGTGCCCTTCGCCACGCCCGACTGGTTTGTGGCGCTGGCCGACACCGTGGCCCCCGGCCAGGCCACCGCCATCCTGCTGGGTAGCAGCGAGGCCGAGGCCCGCATCCTGCTGGAAGTGGAGCGCGGCGGCCAGCTCCTGCGCCAGGAGTGGCTCACGCTGCGCGCCGGGGAGCAGCGCCGCGTAGCCGTGGAAAGCGGCCCCGCCGGGGCCCCGGGGCCCCTGTACATCCACACCACGCAGGTGCGCGCCAACCGCCTATACCGCCACGATGCCACGGTGCAAGTGGCAGAGAAGCCGCAGCCGTTGCAGCTCGCCATCAGCACCTTCCGCGACAAGCTCCAGCCCGGGCAGAAAGAAACCTGGCGCATCGCCATACACCAAGCCAACGGCCAAGCGGCCGATGCCGAGTTGCTGGCGACACTCTACGACCAGAGCCTGGACGTGTTCCGGCAGCATAGGTTTCAGGGGCTGAATTTTGGTGGCCAGTATTACCCGCCACATTTTGGGTGGCAGGGAAATTTTGGAGAATTGAATTCTAATCCGTTTGCAGAACTAGATAATGGAGCCGAATCCTTAAACGTGGATTATCCAGTGCTCAACACCTGGGACTCATCGGTTGAAAGCAGACTGATGGGACGGGTGTCTGGGGTGCAAATACGGCGCGGGCCCCCCGTCGGTGGGGTAAACATCAGGATACGAGGAATTTCAAGCGTCGCTGCCGCAGTCCCGATGATGGCTGATAGCCAAGCGTTGAACGAAATGGTGGTAGTGGGTTACGGGACGCAAAAACGTTCTGAACTAACTGGTTCCGTGAGTACCGTTAAGCGCCCGCCCCCCGCCCCCGACCTCTCCGCCGTGCCCACCCGCACCGATTTCCGCGAAACGGCCCTGTGGGAGCCGGCCCTGCGCACCGATAAAAACGGCGACGCGGTGCTCGAATTCCAGATGCCGGAGGCCGTGACGCGCTGGCAGCTGCTGGCCCTGGCCCACGACCGCAGCCTGCGCGCGGGCCAGCTGGCCCGGCAGCTTGTCACCCAAAAGGAAATCCAGATTACGCCCAACGCCCCGCGCTTCCTGCGCCAGGGTGACACGTTCACCTTCCCCGCCAAGTTCTCGAACCTGACCGACCACGCCACCAGCGGCACGGCCCAGCTCTTCCTGCTCGACGCCGCCACCGGCCAGGACCTCACCGCCCAGCTGCTGCGGGGCCCCGCGCAACAAGCGGTGGCCGCTGGGGCCCACCAAAGCGCCGCGCTGGGCTGGGAATTGCGCTTGCCCGCCGATTTCGCGCCGGTGGCCGTGACGTACCGGGTAGTAGCGGAAACGCAGTCAACAGTTGACAGTGAGCATTTAACCGGCAAAAAAGCCAAGCGCACCAAAAAACTCGCAACTCGCAACTCACAACTCACAACTTACTCCGACGGCGAGGAAAACACGCTGCCCGTGCTGCCCAACCGCATCCTCGTCACCGAGAGCCTGCCGCTGCCCATTGTGGGCCCCGGCACCCGCATCTTCGAGCTGAAGAAGCTGACCAGCACCGCCTCGCCTACGCGGCGCAACTACTCCCTCACGCTGGAAATGACAGCCAACCCCGCCTGGTACGCCGTGCAGAGCCTGCCCTACCTGATGGAGTACCCCTACGAGTGCTCCGAGCAGGTCTTCGACCGGCTGTACGCCAACGTGTTGGCGGCCCAAATCCTGCGGTCCAACCCGCGCTTCAAAACCGTGCTGGCCGAGTGGACGCGCCAGGCCCAGAGCGGCACCGCTGCCCAGCGCAACGCCCTGGAAAGCAAGCTCAGCCAAAACCAGGAGCTGAAAAACCTGCTGCTGCAAGAAACCCCCTGGGTGCGCGACGCGCAGGGCGAAACCGAGCGCCTGGGCCGCCTCACCACCCTGTTTGATACCGTGCGGCTGCGCACCGAAACCACCCGCGCCCTGGCCAAGCTCCAGGCCATGCAGCGGCCCGACGGCGCGTTTCCGTGGTTCGAGAAAATGCCCGCCGACCGCTACCTCACCCAGCTCATCGTGGCCGGCTTCGGCAAGCTGAAAAAGCTGGGGGCCCTGGACGCTAGCCAAAATGCTGCCGCCCGTTCCATCCTGCAAAACGCCCTACGCTACCTCGACGCCGCCACCGCCCGCGACTATGCCGAGTTGCGCCGCCAAAAGGCTGCGAAGCTGGCTGACAACCACCTCGGCGACTTGCAAATCCAGGCCCTGTACGCCCGCAGCTTCTGGCCCGGCCAGCCCGTGGCCAAGGCTGCGGCGCTCGCATACGCCTATTACCGCGGGCAGGCCGCCCAGTTCTGGCCGGGCCAGACGCGCTACCTGCAAGCCCAGGTGGCCCTGGCGCTGTTTCGGGAAAGCAAGGGGGCCCCAGCGGCCCAGCAAATCCTGCGCGCCCTGGCCGAAAACGCCCTGCACTCGTCCGCCCTGGGCATGTATTGGAAGGAAGTGACCGGCGGCTACTACTGGCGCGAGGCCCCCACCGAAACCCAGGCCACGCTCATCGAAGCCTTCGACGAAGTGAAAAACGATCAGAAATCGGTGGATGAAATGAAGCTCTGGCTGCTTACCCAGAAGCAAACCCACAACTGGCCCAGCACCCGCGCCACCGCCGACGCCTGCTACGCCCTGCTGCTGCGCGGCTCCGACTGGCTGGCCGCCCCGCAGCCGCTGCAAATCAGTGTGGGGGCCCAGCCCGTGCGGCCCGACGCCGCCCAGGCCGGTACCGGCTACTTCAAAACCAGCTGGCCGGCGGCCGAAATCCTGCCCGCGCAGGGCAAAGTCACCATCACCAAGCCCGACGCGGGCGTGGCCTGGGGAGCGTTGTATTGGCAGTATTTTGAGGACATTGACAAGATTACGCCCGCCGCCACGCCCCTCAGCCTGGAGCGCCAGCTCTACCGCGAAACCCGCACCGCCGGGGGCCCCGTGCTCGAAAAGCTGACCGCCGCCACGCCCCTCAAAGTGGGCGACGCCTTGGTGGTGCGCCTCGTGCTGCGCACCGACAGGGCCCTGGAGTACGTGCACCTCAAAGACCAGCGCGCCGCCGGCCTGGAGCCCATCGGCCAGCTCAGCGGCTACCGCTACCAGAACGGCCTGGGCTACTACGAGAGCCCGCGCGACGCGGCCACCAACTTTTTTCTGAGCGAAGTGCCGCGCGGTACGCACGTGTTTGAGTACCGGCTGCGGGCCAGCCAGGCCGGCAATTTCTCGGGTGGCCTGAGCCAGGTGCAGTGCCTGTACGCACCCGAATTCGGGGCCAATTCGGCTGGGCAACGGTTGAGTATTGCGCAGTAG
- a CDS encoding DinB family protein gives MPAPPRATSDFFDDLTNVLLVLRVQAQSRFRPLGPEVLNRRPGPGPGPWSVGECLEHLNIVGGYFLPAIGARLRRAQERGSQPAPTVKPGLLGARLVASLRVPAAEKPRTTPQRYAPTGTRLTRTVTEVYSRQLDELLSLVLRARQVNANAVRIPNPQFPLLCLRLADQLEYLVVHLQRHAGQAERVLAGLPMAS, from the coding sequence ATGCCCGCGCCCCCCCGTGCCACCTCCGATTTCTTCGACGACCTTACCAACGTCCTGTTGGTGCTGCGGGTGCAGGCGCAGAGTCGGTTCCGCCCGCTGGGGCCCGAGGTACTGAACCGCCGCCCCGGCCCGGGCCCGGGGCCCTGGAGCGTGGGCGAATGCCTGGAGCACCTCAACATCGTGGGCGGCTACTTTCTGCCCGCCATCGGCGCCCGCCTGCGCCGGGCCCAGGAACGCGGCAGCCAGCCCGCGCCCACCGTGAAGCCCGGCTTGCTGGGCGCCCGCCTGGTGGCCAGCCTGCGCGTGCCCGCCGCCGAAAAACCCCGCACGACGCCCCAGCGCTACGCCCCCACCGGCACCCGCCTCACCCGCACCGTCACGGAGGTGTACAGCCGCCAGCTCGACGAGCTACTGAGCTTGGTGCTGCGCGCCCGCCAAGTGAACGCCAACGCGGTACGTATCCCCAACCCGCAATTTCCCCTGCTGTGCCTACGCTTGGCAGACCAGCTCGAATACCTCGTGGTGCACTTGCAGCGCCATGCCGGCCAGGCCGAGCGCGTGCTGGCCGGGCTGCCCATGGCCTCGTAA